In Meriones unguiculatus strain TT.TT164.6M chromosome 17, Bangor_MerUng_6.1, whole genome shotgun sequence, a single window of DNA contains:
- the Htr1f gene encoding 5-hydroxytryptamine receptor 1F, protein MDFLNSSDQNLTSEELLNRMPSKILVSLTLSGLALMTTTINSLVIAAIIVTRKLHHPANYLICSLAVTDFLVAVLVMPFSIVYIVRESWIMGQVLCDIWLSVDIICCTCSILHLSAIALDRYRAITDAVEYARKRTPRHAGIMITIVWVISVFISMPPLFWRHQGTNRDDECIIKHDHIISTIYSTFGAFYIPLVLILILYYKIYRAARTLYHKRQASRIMKEELNGQVLLESGEKSIKLVSTSYMLEKSLSDPSTDFDRLHSTVKSPRSELKHEKSWRRQKISGTRERKAATTLGLILGAFVICWLPFFVKELVVNVCDKCKISEEMSNFLAWLGYLNSLINPLIYTIFNEDFKKAFQKLVRCRY, encoded by the coding sequence atggattttttaaaCTCATCAGATCAAAACTTGACCTCTGAGGAACTGTTAAACCGAATGCCGTCCAAAATCCTGGTATCTCTCACTCTGTCTGGGCTGGCATTGATGACAACCACCATCAACTCCCTTGTGATTGCTGCAATCATTGTGACTCGGAAGCTACACCACCCAGCCAACTATTTAATTTGCTCGCTGGCAGTTACGGATTTTCTCGTAGCTGTCCTGGTGATGCCCTTCAGCATTGTGTACATTGTGAGAGAGAGCTGGATTATGGGACAAGTACTCTGTGATATTTGGCTGAGTGTCGACATCATCTGTTGTACATGTTCCATTTTGCATCTGTCGGCTATCGCGTTGGATAGGTACCGAGCCATCACAGATGCTGTTGAATATGCCAGGAAGAGGACCCCCAGGCATGCTGGCATCATGATTACAATTGTGTGGGTTATATCTGTGTTCATCTCTATGCCTCCTCTCTTCTGGAGGCACCAAGGAACGAATCGTGATGATGAGTGCATCATCAAGCATGACCACATCATTTCCACAATTTACTCCACATTTGGAGCTTTCTACATCCCACTTGTATTGATATTGATTCTCTACTACAAAATCTACAGAGCAGCAAGGACACTATACCACAAAAGACAAGCAAGTCGGATAATGAAGGAGGAGCTGAATGGCCAAGTCCTTTTGGAGAGTGGTGAGAAGAGCATTAAACTGGTCTCCACATCCTATATGCTAGAAAAATCCTTGTCTGATCCATCAACAGACTTTGATAGACTTCATAGCACAGTGAAAAGTCCCAGATCTGAGTTGAAGCATGAGAAatcctggagaagacagaaaatcTCAGGCACTAGAGAACGTAAAGCAGCCACTACCCTGGGATTGATCTTGGGGGCATTTGTAATATGTTGGCTGCCCTTTTTTGTAAAAGAATTGGTTGTTAATGTCTGTGACAAATGCAAAATTTCTGAAGAAATGTCAAATTTTTTGGCATGGCTTGGTTACCTGAATTCCCTTATAAATCCACTGATTTATACCATCTTTAATGAAGACTTCAAGAAAGCCTTCCAAAAACTTGTACGGTGTCGATATTAA